A genomic window from Levilactobacillus yonginensis includes:
- a CDS encoding VTT domain-containing protein, with protein sequence MSLVTMVWDVIWHPLTVLVPLTNQLGTGIYPVLFFLIFLESGMLIFSFIPGQSLLFMVGSIAASPQSQLNIWWLVLMFTLAATAGSAVKYLTTLRWGDLQERLISKLPEQKVAQATAVFNRNQDQTLLIGRFIPFVGLFVPIIAGTTDMNWRQFRALNLAGSFIWVFSCSAVGYFFGNTPFIQQNFTWLFLILLAVPFLVRQGWHYLRIHRA encoded by the coding sequence ATGAGTCTGGTGACGATGGTTTGGGATGTGATTTGGCATCCCCTAACCGTGTTGGTTCCATTAACGAATCAACTGGGAACTGGTATTTATCCAGTGCTCTTCTTTTTAATTTTTCTGGAATCAGGGATGTTGATTTTCTCGTTTATTCCTGGGCAATCGCTCTTATTCATGGTCGGATCAATTGCGGCGAGTCCCCAGTCACAGCTCAACATCTGGTGGCTCGTTCTGATGTTTACGTTGGCGGCTACGGCTGGATCAGCGGTCAAGTATCTGACGACGTTGCGATGGGGTGACCTGCAGGAACGCCTCATCAGTAAGCTACCCGAGCAGAAGGTCGCACAGGCTACGGCGGTTTTCAATCGTAATCAGGATCAAACCTTGTTGATTGGCCGGTTTATTCCGTTTGTCGGCCTGTTTGTTCCCATTATTGCTGGCACGACTGACATGAATTGGCGGCAATTTCGGGCTCTAAATCTGGCGGGAAGCTTCATCTGGGTTTTTAGCTGTTCGGCGGTTGGCTATTTCTTTGGAAACACGCCCTTCATTCAACAAAACTTCACCTGGTTGTTTCTGATTCTGCTGGCAGTTCCATTCTTAGTTCGGCAAGGCTGGCACTATTTGCGGATCCACCGCGCCTAA
- a CDS encoding CrcB family protein, translating into MMAALAGLGAMLGALGRYGTTRLVQRWYSNHWPVATLTINWVGCLLLGGLTGLRASNLWAVLLGTGILGGFTTFSTFSHEVVMLADQRRFGAVLGYLLLSVLGGCLLAAAGFWWGLTHG; encoded by the coding sequence ATGATGGCGGCACTAGCAGGATTAGGGGCCATGCTCGGCGCTCTGGGCCGCTACGGGACAACTCGATTGGTTCAACGTTGGTATAGTAATCATTGGCCGGTGGCTACTCTAACCATCAACTGGGTGGGCTGCCTGCTATTAGGCGGTTTAACCGGATTACGGGCTAGTAATCTTTGGGCCGTTTTATTGGGGACGGGCATTCTCGGTGGATTCACGACCTTCTCTACCTTTAGCCATGAGGTCGTGATGCTGGCTGATCAGCGGCGTTTTGGTGCAGTGCTGGGTTACTTACTGTTGAGTGTCTTAGGTGGGTGCTTACTGGCTGCGGCGGGCTTCTGGTGGGGGCTTACCCACGGCTGA
- a CDS encoding FAD-dependent oxidoreductase: MKVIIVGSTHAGTNAALQILRDHPDTDVTIYERHTNVSFLSCSISLFLDGQVKHLEDMFYSSPEQLAEAGAKVLTRHNVVKIDSENKSLDVIDMDSGELTTDTYDKLIMATGSTVTVPPIFGIDEDKVMLCKNYEQAVAIDAAAKGNKRIAIIGAGYIGTELAESYARTGHDVQLIQSRDIILNHYVDKELSDHIVSLLKDNGVEVLLNRRVTSFTGNDDGELVIETTNGEFTADLAVVCTGFVPNTELLRGQVDMDKHGAIIINDYVQTSNPDIFACGDASVVNFNPTGKPAYTPLATNAVRQGMLAGINVFGDIQKYMGTQATSAMQIFGRTLASTGLTIDHALAAGFDADQVTFQGTWRPSYMPSTDDLTINLVYNRKNRRILGAQFLSKHEVAQSANAISIAIQNRNTIDDLAFVDMLFNPNFDDPFNFLNIVAQQAVEKETKRGHNNPRLTAGMDPDPELSED, translated from the coding sequence ATGAAAGTCATCATTGTTGGGAGTACACACGCTGGCACTAACGCCGCGCTACAAATTTTGCGTGACCATCCAGATACAGATGTGACCATTTACGAACGACACACGAACGTTTCGTTCTTGTCTTGCAGTATTTCTCTGTTCTTAGACGGACAAGTCAAGCACTTGGAGGACATGTTTTATTCTTCACCAGAACAACTGGCGGAAGCGGGTGCTAAGGTTTTAACGCGGCACAACGTCGTTAAGATCGATTCAGAAAACAAGTCGCTTGATGTCATTGATATGGATTCTGGCGAATTGACTACTGATACTTATGATAAATTAATTATGGCAACGGGCTCTACGGTGACCGTGCCACCGATCTTTGGGATCGATGAAGATAAGGTTATGCTTTGCAAGAACTACGAACAGGCGGTAGCAATTGATGCCGCTGCTAAGGGCAACAAAAGGATTGCCATCATTGGTGCTGGTTATATTGGAACGGAACTTGCTGAAAGCTACGCTCGGACCGGGCATGATGTTCAATTGATCCAATCACGGGACATCATCTTAAACCACTACGTCGATAAAGAATTATCTGACCACATTGTCAGTCTGTTAAAGGATAATGGGGTGGAGGTGCTATTGAATCGGCGGGTAACGTCCTTCACTGGGAATGACGATGGCGAGTTAGTCATTGAAACGACAAATGGTGAATTTACGGCTGACCTAGCGGTTGTATGTACCGGTTTTGTCCCTAACACTGAGCTCTTACGAGGACAAGTGGACATGGACAAGCACGGGGCCATCATCATTAATGACTACGTTCAGACATCCAACCCAGACATTTTTGCTTGTGGGGACGCTAGTGTTGTTAACTTTAACCCTACGGGGAAGCCAGCGTACACGCCACTCGCTACTAACGCTGTGCGTCAAGGGATGCTTGCCGGGATTAATGTTTTTGGTGACATCCAGAAATATATGGGAACGCAAGCCACGTCTGCGATGCAGATCTTCGGTCGGACGTTAGCCTCAACTGGGTTAACCATCGACCATGCATTGGCAGCGGGATTTGACGCTGATCAGGTAACCTTCCAAGGGACTTGGCGGCCAAGTTATATGCCATCTACGGATGATTTAACCATCAACTTGGTCTACAACCGGAAGAACCGACGGATTCTAGGAGCCCAGTTCCTCAGTAAGCATGAAGTTGCCCAATCGGCTAATGCCATTTCAATTGCTATCCAAAACCGGAACACGATTGATGACCTGGCCTTTGTGGACATGCTGTTCAACCCGAACTTTGATGATCCGTTTAATTTCCTTAACATCGTGGCGCAACAGGCAGTGGAAAAGGAAACCAAGCGGGGCCACAACAATCCGCGGTTAACTGCTGGGATGGATCCAGATCCTGAACTTTCTGAAGATTAA
- a CDS encoding RNA-guided endonuclease InsQ/TnpB family protein: MTKTMSQLPYHYGVKLRVFPSTEQKRLIKRNSDASRFIYNQMNGMNNDLFWLKQVKIPITIVLDRIADLTARLKKPSTAISNIHGWLNHPDFDSLMKANAIKNYKTAWKLFHQVHRAGTPKFHKRGYTQTYQTSCLYSAKVTVPTMENGSVRLIDNRHLQLPKLGYLRFKELPLRILDRAKDIRIGTTTVSMDAVGHYFVSLQIGSEYSFAVKRPVVKSKVGIDLNLDNFLTDSNGQVIDNPRYYRVIKGKLAKAQRKLSRRARRAKRSQRRLSEAKNYQRQRLLVAKLQLKVANQRKNFLHHVSTTLIKNHDLVVAEELRSKNMLRNHVLAMSISDVGWRTLLNMLSYKADLYGRKFLTVNPQNTTQTCSHCGYVMTGKNKLTLADRKWTCPSCGTFHVRDHNAAKNILAKGLATL, from the coding sequence ATGACGAAAACGATGTCTCAATTACCTTATCACTATGGGGTTAAGCTCCGAGTCTTCCCTTCAACCGAGCAGAAACGTCTGATCAAACGTAACAGTGACGCTAGTCGGTTTATTTATAATCAGATGAACGGAATGAATAATGACCTGTTCTGGTTAAAACAAGTGAAGATTCCAATTACAATTGTCTTGGATCGAATCGCTGATCTGACTGCACGTCTAAAGAAGCCATCGACTGCTATCTCCAATATTCATGGGTGGTTAAATCACCCGGATTTTGACAGTCTGATGAAAGCCAACGCTATCAAAAATTACAAGACTGCTTGGAAGCTATTCCACCAGGTTCATCGGGCCGGGACGCCTAAGTTCCATAAGCGTGGCTACACACAGACTTATCAAACATCGTGTCTTTATAGTGCTAAAGTGACAGTCCCAACTATGGAGAATGGTAGCGTTAGACTAATCGACAACCGCCATCTACAACTACCCAAGCTAGGGTATCTCCGATTCAAGGAGCTTCCATTGAGGATTTTAGACCGGGCTAAGGACATTAGAATTGGGACAACAACGGTCTCAATGGACGCTGTGGGCCATTACTTTGTGTCTCTACAGATTGGGTCAGAATACTCTTTTGCTGTCAAACGACCGGTCGTCAAATCTAAAGTCGGCATTGATTTGAATCTTGACAATTTTCTGACAGACTCCAATGGACAGGTGATTGATAACCCCCGTTACTACCGAGTGATTAAAGGAAAGCTGGCTAAGGCTCAACGGAAACTGTCACGGCGAGCCAGACGAGCTAAAAGGAGTCAACGACGGTTATCAGAAGCAAAGAATTATCAAAGACAACGATTATTAGTGGCCAAATTACAACTTAAAGTTGCCAATCAACGTAAGAACTTTTTGCACCACGTCTCTACGACCTTGATCAAAAACCACGATTTAGTTGTAGCTGAAGAACTGCGGAGTAAAAACATGTTACGAAACCACGTTTTGGCAATGAGCATCTCGGACGTCGGTTGGCGAACACTTTTGAACATGTTGTCCTACAAAGCTGATTTGTATGGCCGGAAGTTTTTGACGGTCAATCCTCAAAATACAACGCAAACTTGTAGCCATTGCGGTTACGTCATGACCGGGAAGAACAAGTTGACGTTGGCTGATCGCAAGTGGACGTGTCCTAGTTGTGGGACGTTTCATGTCCGTGATCATAATGCAGCTAAGAATATTCTAGCTAAGGGGTTAGCTACCTTATAG
- the trxA gene encoding thioredoxin: protein MQAITSKDFEHVGDDTAVTVVDFWADWCGPCKMQTPVLEALDQEYGDQVKFASLDVDQNQELAQSLGIMSIPSMVVFKNGMPTEKVVGFHPKAALKKYLDEKLTEVKA, encoded by the coding sequence ATGCAAGCAATTACGAGTAAGGACTTTGAACACGTAGGCGACGATACCGCGGTAACCGTTGTCGATTTTTGGGCCGATTGGTGCGGGCCATGTAAGATGCAGACGCCAGTCTTGGAAGCCTTAGATCAAGAATATGGTGACCAGGTCAAGTTCGCTTCACTAGATGTTGATCAGAATCAGGAGCTGGCACAATCATTAGGAATTATGAGCATTCCTTCCATGGTCGTCTTTAAGAACGGCATGCCAACTGAAAAAGTGGTGGGGTTCCATCCTAAAGCGGCTTTGAAGAAGTATCTCGACGAAAAGTTGACTGAGGTGAAAGCCTAA
- a CDS encoding GNAT family N-acetyltransferase, which produces MQLSVTDNIYIETPAISDAAGLYPLIEQDRENLAQWLPWAAATQSVIDEAGFIRNCLQRIEDQQLWLGVIWVDHHPAGMIDLHDFKDSHAAIGYWLGKDYRGQGILAQSLAALEKFGFGRYRLHKISILAEPDNGASRAVAERANYHQDGILREHIPHQDSFADAVVYSKLSTEA; this is translated from the coding sequence ATGCAATTATCCGTTACGGACAATATCTATATTGAAACACCGGCCATTAGTGACGCTGCTGGCCTGTACCCATTGATTGAGCAAGACCGGGAGAACCTAGCGCAGTGGCTACCCTGGGCGGCCGCGACCCAATCCGTCATTGATGAAGCCGGCTTTATCCGGAACTGTCTCCAGCGTATTGAGGACCAACAACTTTGGTTGGGCGTTATCTGGGTCGACCATCATCCTGCCGGCATGATCGACCTGCATGATTTCAAAGATAGCCACGCCGCCATTGGGTACTGGCTGGGCAAAGACTACCGTGGCCAGGGTATTTTGGCCCAGTCCTTAGCTGCGCTTGAAAAGTTTGGGTTTGGCCGTTACCGACTCCATAAGATCAGCATCCTGGCAGAGCCTGACAACGGGGCTAGTCGGGCCGTCGCCGAACGGGCGAATTACCATCAAGATGGCATATTGCGTGAACATATCCCCCATCAAGACAGTTTTGCCGACGCTGTTGTTTACTCGAAGCTAAGCACCGAAGCGTAA
- a CDS encoding S-ribosylhomocysteine lyase, with product MAKVESFTLDHTAVKAPYVRLITRETGNKGDVISNFDLRLVQPNQNAIPTAGLHTIEHLLAGYLRDEMAGVIDCSPFGCRTGFHLITWGEQSTEEVAKALKAALHRIAFDTEWKDVQGTDKYSCGNYRDHSLFSAQEWCKDILDKGISKDPFKREVI from the coding sequence ATGGCAAAAGTCGAAAGTTTCACTTTGGATCACACAGCTGTTAAAGCACCTTACGTTCGGTTGATTACTCGTGAGACCGGGAACAAAGGCGACGTTATCTCTAACTTTGATTTACGATTGGTTCAACCAAACCAAAACGCAATTCCAACAGCTGGGTTACATACGATTGAACACCTCTTAGCGGGGTACCTCCGTGACGAAATGGCTGGCGTTATTGACTGTTCGCCGTTTGGTTGCCGGACCGGCTTCCATCTGATTACTTGGGGTGAACAGTCCACTGAAGAAGTTGCTAAGGCCCTGAAGGCTGCCCTTCACCGGATTGCTTTTGATACGGAATGGAAGGACGTTCAAGGGACTGACAAATACAGTTGCGGGAACTACCGCGACCACAGTCTGTTTTCTGCTCAAGAATGGTGCAAGGATATTCTCGACAAGGGAATCTCTAAGGATCCATTCAAACGCGAAGTTATTTAA
- a CDS encoding DegV family protein translates to MQPEKIAILVDSCSDVPTAVLEAADMALMPMNVIFRDHVYEDRLTITPTEFYRRQATEKASTASPTGKRIVEALERIQASGYTHVIAVTISAALSGTFQETQLLAQDSPLKVHVINTCSVGIGSGFAAIYASRLRAQGLTFDQIVTEVERVTKQTKVFFYVPSLKYLQAGGRIGKVAGMTGTLLNVKPIISCDSEGIYYPIAKVRGEKKTLTKLLALVNDAVGDAKRVNIAVCDGADPDLRERVLTKLKEAHPNVEQWYAGDVSPALGVHTGPGLIGVGVQVLD, encoded by the coding sequence ATGCAACCAGAAAAGATTGCTATTTTAGTGGACTCATGTTCTGACGTTCCGACCGCCGTCCTGGAGGCTGCGGATATGGCACTGATGCCCATGAACGTGATTTTTCGGGATCACGTCTACGAAGACCGGTTGACTATTACGCCAACAGAATTTTATCGTCGTCAGGCAACTGAGAAGGCTTCAACGGCTAGTCCTACGGGTAAGCGAATTGTAGAAGCTTTGGAACGAATTCAAGCTTCAGGCTACACCCACGTGATTGCTGTGACAATTTCAGCGGCTCTGTCCGGGACCTTTCAGGAGACCCAGTTATTAGCACAGGATTCACCGCTGAAGGTCCATGTGATCAATACCTGTAGTGTTGGTATTGGAAGCGGATTTGCGGCGATTTATGCGTCCAGATTACGTGCTCAGGGGTTGACCTTTGACCAGATCGTCACTGAGGTTGAACGTGTTACCAAACAGACCAAAGTCTTCTTTTACGTGCCATCACTGAAGTATCTCCAGGCTGGTGGCCGGATTGGGAAGGTGGCTGGGATGACAGGGACCTTGTTGAATGTCAAACCAATCATTTCATGTGATAGTGAGGGTATCTATTACCCAATTGCCAAGGTTCGTGGTGAGAAGAAAACGTTGACTAAATTACTGGCGTTAGTCAATGATGCCGTGGGGGACGCCAAGCGCGTCAACATTGCCGTGTGTGACGGGGCTGATCCCGACCTCAGGGAACGGGTGCTGACAAAACTGAAAGAAGCGCATCCTAACGTCGAACAGTGGTATGCCGGTGACGTCTCACCAGCCTTAGGAGTCCATACGGGGCCAGGCTTGATCGGTGTCGGCGTTCAAGTCCTGGATTGA
- a CDS encoding glucose 1-dehydrogenase, with translation MADRLKGKVAIITGGVAGIGLGIAECYVREGAKVVVTANHNVDGGKAAVEKFGSDVSLFVQMDVATEAGWQKAMDATLEKFGKLDILVNNAGIGGVNGAIEDLSLADWQSVIDVNLTANFLGEKVAIKAMKETNDAKGSIINVSSVAGLVGLPFAPAYSASKGGSRMLTHATALNLAQRHVDIRVNSVHPGWIDTSIVPAAAKEQIIKSIPVGHMGKPEDIGEVCVYLGSDESHFANGAEFTVDGGQRA, from the coding sequence ATGGCAGATCGGTTAAAAGGTAAAGTTGCTATCATTACTGGTGGCGTTGCAGGGATTGGTTTAGGAATTGCTGAATGCTACGTTCGTGAAGGGGCAAAAGTGGTTGTAACCGCTAACCATAACGTCGATGGTGGGAAAGCCGCCGTTGAAAAGTTTGGTAGTGACGTTAGTCTTTTTGTTCAAATGGACGTTGCGACTGAAGCGGGGTGGCAAAAGGCGATGGATGCCACACTCGAAAAATTTGGTAAGCTGGATATTCTGGTGAATAATGCGGGAATTGGTGGCGTTAACGGTGCCATTGAAGACCTATCCTTAGCCGATTGGCAATCCGTCATCGACGTCAACTTGACGGCGAACTTCTTAGGCGAAAAGGTTGCCATCAAAGCAATGAAAGAAACGAATGACGCTAAGGGATCGATCATCAACGTTTCCTCCGTTGCCGGACTGGTCGGCTTACCCTTTGCCCCGGCATACTCAGCCAGCAAGGGTGGTAGTCGGATGTTAACACACGCGACGGCTTTGAATTTAGCCCAACGGCACGTGGATATTCGGGTCAACTCCGTTCATCCCGGCTGGATCGATACGTCGATTGTGCCAGCTGCGGCTAAGGAACAGATTATCAAGTCGATTCCCGTTGGTCACATGGGCAAGCCAGAAGATATTGGTGAAGTCTGTGTCTACTTAGGCAGTGACGAATCACACTTCGCTAACGGCGCTGAGTTTACCGTCGATGGCGGCCAACGTGCTTAA
- a CDS encoding LCP family protein: MQNTPLPPRRESFAPRRHHLRHWLIALCSLLAIGGGVYGWHAWHAAQQTFSATYHAVGKPSDTTITSGKPFAVLLLGTDTGALGRHDVGRTDTMIIATINPQKQTAKLTSIPRDTLVNIWGSQQDEEKINAAYPLYGAQTTIKTVEHLVNVPIPYYVLLNMGGLKKMINAVGGVTVDPLLTFHYQQANVAKGVKIHLNGTSALAYSRMRDQDPLGDYGRQARQRQIIKALVLKEASIGSLPRYQSVLDSLTNNLQTNLTFQDLVWLRAKDGHTSRHIQSQTLQGQPATINGIDYQIAPQSEIDKVSTSLRQALNLSSNAGFQTDALDPVGF, from the coding sequence ATGCAAAATACACCATTACCACCACGACGAGAAAGTTTTGCTCCTCGTCGCCATCATTTACGCCACTGGCTCATCGCTCTGTGCAGTCTACTGGCGATTGGCGGTGGCGTCTACGGCTGGCATGCTTGGCACGCGGCCCAGCAGACCTTTTCTGCCACTTATCATGCCGTTGGCAAGCCCAGTGACACCACCATCACCAGCGGTAAGCCGTTTGCTGTGCTACTCCTAGGAACCGACACGGGTGCGCTTGGGCGTCACGACGTTGGCCGCACGGATACCATGATTATTGCTACCATCAATCCCCAAAAACAGACCGCTAAATTAACGAGCATCCCTCGTGACACGCTAGTCAACATCTGGGGAAGCCAACAGGACGAGGAAAAAATTAACGCAGCCTACCCCCTTTATGGTGCCCAAACCACCATCAAAACGGTAGAGCATCTGGTAAACGTCCCCATCCCCTATTACGTACTTCTCAACATGGGGGGCCTTAAGAAAATGATCAATGCCGTGGGTGGCGTTACGGTCGACCCACTACTGACTTTTCACTACCAACAGGCTAACGTAGCCAAGGGCGTCAAGATTCATTTGAACGGCACTAGCGCCTTGGCCTACTCACGGATGCGTGACCAAGATCCATTAGGTGACTACGGCCGGCAAGCCCGGCAACGCCAAATTATCAAGGCACTCGTCCTAAAGGAAGCTAGCATCGGGTCTTTGCCACGGTATCAATCCGTCCTGGACTCCCTGACTAACAACCTCCAGACCAACTTAACCTTCCAAGACCTCGTCTGGTTACGCGCCAAGGATGGCCACACCAGCCGCCACATTCAATCACAAACGCTGCAAGGGCAACCAGCGACCATCAACGGTATCGACTACCAAATCGCTCCCCAGTCTGAGATTGACAAGGTCTCTACCAGCCTACGTCAGGCCTTGAATCTATCAAGTAATGCTGGCTTTCAAACGGACGCGTTGGATCCCGTTGGTTTTTAA
- a CDS encoding metal-sensitive transcriptional regulator, protein MVQTTANQLKNRLRRADGQLQGILKMVDEGRECQDILTQLAAVRSGVERMMGVVVAENVKQCVAEDELNEDQQAALQDALDLVVKTH, encoded by the coding sequence ATGGTGCAAACGACCGCTAATCAATTGAAAAATCGCTTGCGACGTGCCGATGGCCAACTTCAGGGAATCCTGAAGATGGTCGACGAGGGACGGGAGTGTCAGGATATCTTGACGCAATTAGCTGCCGTGCGTTCCGGGGTGGAGCGCATGATGGGCGTGGTTGTTGCGGAGAACGTTAAGCAGTGTGTCGCCGAGGATGAACTCAATGAAGATCAACAGGCAGCACTCCAAGATGCTTTAGACCTCGTGGTTAAAACGCATTAG
- a CDS encoding CrcB family protein: protein MANIVSIALFAFLGGSGRYLIGQSLPPTSGFPWATVLVNLMGSGGLAWLSHAKRVTAHWPSAITVGLGVGGVGAFTTFSTFSVDVVRLLQQQQWGLAASYLALTLVGGLACSWFGLWSARKWGTFPVAER from the coding sequence TTGGCAAACATCGTTTCGATTGCACTTTTTGCGTTTTTAGGTGGCAGTGGCCGTTACCTCATTGGTCAGAGCTTGCCGCCGACGTCTGGATTTCCGTGGGCCACTGTCCTGGTTAACTTGATGGGAAGTGGGGGATTAGCCTGGTTGTCGCATGCCAAACGGGTAACGGCTCATTGGCCGAGCGCTATTACCGTTGGTTTGGGTGTCGGCGGTGTCGGGGCTTTCACCACGTTTTCGACTTTCAGTGTCGATGTGGTTCGCTTACTGCAACAGCAACAATGGGGCCTCGCGGCGAGCTACTTGGCGCTGACCCTGGTGGGCGGATTGGCTTGTAGCTGGTTCGGCCTGTGGAGCGCGCGTAAGTGGGGAACGTTTCCGGTGGCTGAACGATGA